The Thermomicrobiales bacterium genome includes a region encoding these proteins:
- a CDS encoding extracellular solute-binding protein has product MRRLDRRRLMKMGAAAGTGLALGHGVAPVGAQANQLTVLTAGRPEPRPPGTYDYGNDMLDIWKFDRDTAITYDIRPLFSIDQVSQAAFDTDAPVYDLLYNSAMIPEFSPYLQEIGSRLPDELVNDLAPAQGTSMSWEGQQYGVMPTLSLMLLFYNKNLFDEKGLTGPPTTWDELKGFAAEFQGPPFPIGMMAPWGAPAGIGGVTSYWMAFLQQAGGVMWDEAGQPAFDDAPGVDALQLMIDLMPSMTGDTLSNIDTTAVAFRMQYDGMAMFMTFPSSWEVMNGGAAPGTEKVIPAVMPKGPENNATVNAVDGWTLASTSQNPDLAMQLLEFYLSPEVQKRQWTDLGWLPARLSSLDDPEIQATTPVAAVLRQQAESPFDSFVTRNYMEITLEIGREIQKALRGEQTASQALSTATEAIRPLLG; this is encoded by the coding sequence ATGCGACGGCTCGACCGGCGTAGATTGATGAAAATGGGCGCGGCGGCCGGGACAGGGCTCGCCCTGGGCCATGGCGTTGCGCCGGTCGGAGCACAAGCCAACCAGTTGACCGTCCTCACCGCGGGACGGCCAGAGCCACGGCCGCCGGGAACCTACGATTACGGCAACGACATGCTGGATATCTGGAAGTTCGACCGCGACACTGCCATCACCTACGACATCCGACCGCTTTTCTCGATCGATCAGGTCAGCCAGGCCGCCTTCGACACCGACGCCCCTGTCTATGACCTACTCTACAACTCGGCAATGATTCCCGAGTTCAGTCCGTACCTGCAGGAAATCGGCTCACGCTTGCCGGACGAGCTGGTGAACGATCTGGCGCCAGCGCAGGGAACATCCATGTCCTGGGAGGGGCAGCAGTACGGTGTAATGCCGACCCTCTCCCTCATGCTCCTGTTCTACAACAAGAACCTCTTCGACGAAAAAGGGCTGACCGGGCCACCGACGACCTGGGACGAACTGAAAGGGTTCGCCGCCGAGTTTCAGGGACCGCCCTTTCCCATCGGCATGATGGCGCCCTGGGGCGCCCCGGCAGGAATCGGCGGCGTCACGTCGTACTGGATGGCGTTCTTGCAACAGGCCGGTGGCGTCATGTGGGACGAGGCCGGGCAGCCTGCATTCGACGATGCGCCCGGGGTCGACGCGTTGCAACTCATGATCGACCTCATGCCCTCCATGACCGGTGACACGCTCAGCAATATCGACACCACCGCCGTGGCATTCCGCATGCAATATGACGGCATGGCCATGTTCATGACCTTTCCATCATCCTGGGAAGTGATGAACGGCGGCGCCGCGCCCGGCACCGAAAAAGTCATCCCGGCCGTGATGCCAAAGGGACCGGAAAACAACGCGACCGTCAACGCTGTCGATGGCTGGACACTCGCCTCGACATCCCAAAATCCCGACCTGGCCATGCAGCTCCTCGAGTTCTACCTCAGTCCCGAGGTGCAAAAACGGCAATGGACCGATCTGGGATGGTTGCCGGCGCGGCTCTCGTCGCTGGATGATCCGGAGATTCAGGCAACCACACCGGTCGCGGCGGTGCTGCGGCAGCAGGCGGAGTCGCCCTTCGATAGCTTCGTGACCCGGAACTATATGGAGATCACGCTGGAGATCGGGCGCGAAATCCAGAAGGCGCTGCGCGGCGAGCAAACCGCATCCCAGGCCCTATCCACGGCAACCGAGGCCATCCGCCCCTTGCTTGGATAG
- a CDS encoding nucleotidyltransferase domain-containing protein — protein sequence MHQIITDNLHAIQAICEEFGVARLELFGSAARDDFDPEKSDIDFIVEFIDHGAGISDRYFGLTHALEDLLGRLVDIGFARTLKNPYFIAEIEADRTVLYESENRIAAA from the coding sequence ATGCATCAGATCATTACCGACAATTTGCACGCCATCCAGGCAATTTGCGAAGAGTTTGGGGTTGCTCGTCTCGAACTCTTCGGCTCGGCTGCTCGCGACGACTTCGACCCTGAGAAGAGCGATATCGACTTCATCGTCGAATTCATCGATCATGGCGCCGGCATCTCCGATCGGTACTTCGGGTTGACGCACGCCTTGGAGGATTTGCTTGGACGTCTCGTAGATATAGGGTTTGCGCGCACCTTAAAGAATCCATATTTCATAGCTGAAATAGAAGCAGATCGGACTGTCCTCTATGAATCGGAAAATCGCATCGCGGCTGCTTGA
- a CDS encoding aminotransferase class I/II-fold pyridoxal phosphate-dependent enzyme: MTLRPDKHDPQSLAFATQAVHIGNEIDAGSGAIRTPLVMANSYALPEDPTGIDWSDTNSLFYTRNTGLNQLRLEEKLAALERGEAAAVFATGVAALHGVFFTLLESGDHVVLSDVTYEAIWRLFDELLPDKYGISATFVDITNPDEVRAAMRPETKLIHTEVIANPTTEVADIAALAEIAHESGALLTVDSTFSPPPMFRPLEHGADLVAHSLTKYINGHGDAMGGAVIGSNALISKIKADALVDVGGAISPFNAWMITRGSVTLPLRLRQHVESAQRVAEFLAKDPFVAYVYYPGLASHPQHESARRQFGDYGFGGMLAFAVEGDADTQNRFVSNLKVITSAVSLGHDESLIVHVGPEGRGGWERYPEPFRRYGHLRFSVGLEDPSDLIADLSAALDATFG; this comes from the coding sequence ATGACCCTCCGACCCGACAAACACGACCCGCAATCGCTGGCATTCGCTACCCAAGCAGTGCATATCGGCAATGAAATCGATGCCGGCAGCGGGGCAATTCGCACACCGCTCGTAATGGCGAACTCGTATGCGTTGCCGGAAGACCCCACCGGAATCGACTGGTCGGACACCAATAGCCTCTTCTACACCCGCAACACCGGGCTGAACCAGCTCCGGCTGGAAGAAAAGCTGGCTGCGCTGGAACGGGGCGAAGCGGCGGCCGTCTTCGCCACCGGTGTCGCTGCCCTGCACGGAGTCTTCTTCACGCTGCTCGAGAGCGGCGATCACGTCGTCCTCAGCGATGTCACCTACGAAGCCATCTGGCGGTTATTCGATGAGCTGCTACCGGACAAATACGGGATTTCCGCAACCTTTGTCGACATCACCAACCCGGACGAAGTGCGCGCCGCCATGCGCCCGGAAACGAAGCTGATCCACACCGAGGTGATCGCCAACCCCACCACCGAAGTAGCCGATATCGCGGCACTGGCCGAAATCGCGCATGAAAGCGGAGCGCTGCTCACGGTCGATTCCACGTTTTCGCCTCCGCCGATGTTCCGTCCGCTGGAACATGGCGCCGATTTGGTGGCGCACTCGCTGACCAAGTACATCAATGGACATGGCGACGCCATGGGTGGCGCGGTGATCGGGTCGAACGCGCTGATCTCGAAGATCAAGGCCGATGCGCTGGTCGATGTTGGCGGCGCGATTTCGCCGTTCAACGCCTGGATGATCACCCGCGGTTCGGTGACATTGCCCCTGCGGCTTCGGCAGCATGTGGAAAGCGCCCAGCGGGTCGCCGAATTCCTGGCGAAGGACCCCTTCGTCGCCTATGTCTACTACCCGGGGCTGGCATCCCACCCGCAACACGAATCAGCCAGGCGGCAGTTCGGGGACTATGGCTTCGGCGGCATGCTGGCCTTCGCGGTCGAAGGCGACGCGGACACGCAAAACCGCTTCGTGAGCAACTTGAAGGTAATCACCTCCGCCGTCTCCCTTGGCCACGACGAATCACTCATCGTCCATGTCGGCCCAGAAGGCCGCGGCGGCTGGGAACGCTATCCAGAACCGTTCCGCCGCTACGGCCACCTGCGGTTCTCGGTCGGTCTCGAAGACCCATCCGACCTGATCGCCGACCTATCAGCAGCCCTGGACGCGACGTTCGGATAG